One region of Esox lucius isolate fEsoLuc1 chromosome 17, fEsoLuc1.pri, whole genome shotgun sequence genomic DNA includes:
- the si:dkey-43k4.5 gene encoding potassium voltage-gated channel subfamily S member 2 isoform X1 has product MDYCSRALKNCKFCFYFSENKSFFISHHSSQLILLVNVSVLYSLVNSLSRFYKVVWSIFIRNFYLLVGNMVKESLPAWVQNPEDILVHINVGGLKRSLRSSTLRNFPDTRLGRLLACDSEEAILQVCDDYDDQQQEFYFDRNPGLFPYVLHFYQTGKLHIMEELCIFSFCQEIEYWGINEFFLDSCCTYRYHDRKLESRHKSWDEESDVSSVDTSMDEITDLNKDIQHFQDMHCGNARKCLWLTLENPGYSIPSKLFSFLSIGVVLTSIAIMCINSLPEYQHFDEDGKQVEDQTLQALEFFCICWFTFEVVTRMLLAPNRRKFFHHPLNIIDIVSVLPIYITLPVDLALGSESELGNLGKLVQVLRLMRIFRVLKLARHSTGLRSLGATLRHSYREVGILLLYLGVGVCVFSGFAYTAEYEEDVGLDTIPACWWWGTVSITTVGYGDVVPVTVAGKLVASGCILGGTLVVALPITIIFNKFSHFYRKQKALEASVRNSNKKVKMHNYNVQAKEDGGSDGNSQCLEVLDEDHKGGVVNYSYVDHPALPLDRGSTMMMSKEIFHL; this is encoded by the exons ATGGATTATTGTTCCAGAGCTCTAAAAAACTGCAAGTTTTGCTTCTACTTTTCTgaaaacaaatctttttttattagtcATCACTCAAGTCAACTTATATTGTTAGTTAATGTCAGTGTACTTTATAGTTTAGTAAATAGCCTTAGCAGATTTTACAAGGTAGTCTGGTCAATCTTCATAAGGAACTTTTATCTTTTAGTGGGCAACATGGTGAAAGAGAGTCTCCCAGCCTGGGTCCAAAACCCAGAGGACATCCTGGTGCACATCAATGTTGGTGGCCTGAAGCGCAGTCTGCGCTCAAGCACTTTGCGCAACTTTCCAGACACTCGTTTGGGTCGCCTGCTTGCTTGTGACTCAGAAGAGGCCATATTGCAAGTTTGTGATGATTACGATGATCAACAACAAGAATTCTACTTCGACCGTAACCCAGGACTCTTTCCTTATGTGCTGCACTTCTACCAGACCGGCAAACTCCACATCATGGAGGAACTATGCATTTTCTCTTTCTGCCAGGAGATTGAATACTGGGGAATCAATGAGTTCTTCCTAGACAGCTGTTGTACCTATCGTTACCACGACCGCAAATTGGAGAGCCGTCACAAGAGCTGGGACGAGGAGAGTGATGTTAGCAGTGTGGACACATCCATGGATGAGATCACAGACCTGAACAAAGACATCCAACATTTCCAGGACATGCACTGCGGAAATGCCAGGAAGTGCCTATGGCTGACTCTAGAGAACCCAGGCTACTCCATTCCTAGCAAACTCTTTAGCTTCCTCTCCATAGGTGTGGTGCTGACTTCCATAGCCATTATGTGCATTAACAGTCTTCCGGAGTACCAGCACTTTGACGAAGATGGCAAACAAGTGGAGGACCAGACCCTGCAGGCGCTGGAGTTCTTCTGCATCTGCTGGTTCACTTTTGAGGTGGTGACACGGATGCTTTTGGCACCCAACAGGAGGAAGTTCTTTCACCACCCGCTCAATATAATCGACATTGTGTCTGTATTACCCATCTATATCACGCTGCCTGTGGACCTTGCACTGGGCAGCGAATCAGAGCTGGGGAACCTGGGGAAGCTGGTGCAGGTGTTACGCCTCATGAGGATATTCAGGGTGCTGAAGCTGGCCAGACATTCAACAGGCCTCAGGTCTCTGGGAGCAACACTACGG CACAGTTACAGGGAGGTGGGGATTCTGCTGCTGTACCTTGGAGTTGGCGTATGCGTCTTCTCTGGCTTTGCCTACACGGCTGAGTATGAGGAGGATGTGGGGCTGGACACCATCCCTGCTTGCTGGTGGTGGGGCACCGTCAGCATTACCACTGTGGGTTATGGTGATGTGGTCCCTGTAACAGTAGCTGGTAAGCTGGTGGCTAGCGGATGCATCCTAGGCGGGACTCTGGTAGTGGCTCTTCCTATCACTATCATCTTCAACAAGTTCTCCCACTTCTACCGCAAACAAAAAGCGCTGGAAGCCTCGGTGAGGAACAGCAACAAGAAGGTCAAAATGCACAATTACAATGTGCAGGCAAAGGAGGACGGTGGTTCAGACGGAAATAGCCAGTGTCTCGAGGTGCTGGATGAGGATCACAAGGGTGGAGTTGTGAACTATAGCTATGTTGATCATCCAGCATTGCCTCTGGATAGGGGCAGCACAATGATGATGAGTAAAGAGATCTTCCATCTTTGA
- the si:dkey-43k4.5 gene encoding potassium voltage-gated channel subfamily S member 2 isoform X2, translated as MVKESLPAWVQNPEDILVHINVGGLKRSLRSSTLRNFPDTRLGRLLACDSEEAILQVCDDYDDQQQEFYFDRNPGLFPYVLHFYQTGKLHIMEELCIFSFCQEIEYWGINEFFLDSCCTYRYHDRKLESRHKSWDEESDVSSVDTSMDEITDLNKDIQHFQDMHCGNARKCLWLTLENPGYSIPSKLFSFLSIGVVLTSIAIMCINSLPEYQHFDEDGKQVEDQTLQALEFFCICWFTFEVVTRMLLAPNRRKFFHHPLNIIDIVSVLPIYITLPVDLALGSESELGNLGKLVQVLRLMRIFRVLKLARHSTGLRSLGATLRHSYREVGILLLYLGVGVCVFSGFAYTAEYEEDVGLDTIPACWWWGTVSITTVGYGDVVPVTVAGKLVASGCILGGTLVVALPITIIFNKFSHFYRKQKALEASVRNSNKKVKMHNYNVQAKEDGGSDGNSQCLEVLDEDHKGGVVNYSYVDHPALPLDRGSTMMMSKEIFHL; from the exons ATGGTGAAAGAGAGTCTCCCAGCCTGGGTCCAAAACCCAGAGGACATCCTGGTGCACATCAATGTTGGTGGCCTGAAGCGCAGTCTGCGCTCAAGCACTTTGCGCAACTTTCCAGACACTCGTTTGGGTCGCCTGCTTGCTTGTGACTCAGAAGAGGCCATATTGCAAGTTTGTGATGATTACGATGATCAACAACAAGAATTCTACTTCGACCGTAACCCAGGACTCTTTCCTTATGTGCTGCACTTCTACCAGACCGGCAAACTCCACATCATGGAGGAACTATGCATTTTCTCTTTCTGCCAGGAGATTGAATACTGGGGAATCAATGAGTTCTTCCTAGACAGCTGTTGTACCTATCGTTACCACGACCGCAAATTGGAGAGCCGTCACAAGAGCTGGGACGAGGAGAGTGATGTTAGCAGTGTGGACACATCCATGGATGAGATCACAGACCTGAACAAAGACATCCAACATTTCCAGGACATGCACTGCGGAAATGCCAGGAAGTGCCTATGGCTGACTCTAGAGAACCCAGGCTACTCCATTCCTAGCAAACTCTTTAGCTTCCTCTCCATAGGTGTGGTGCTGACTTCCATAGCCATTATGTGCATTAACAGTCTTCCGGAGTACCAGCACTTTGACGAAGATGGCAAACAAGTGGAGGACCAGACCCTGCAGGCGCTGGAGTTCTTCTGCATCTGCTGGTTCACTTTTGAGGTGGTGACACGGATGCTTTTGGCACCCAACAGGAGGAAGTTCTTTCACCACCCGCTCAATATAATCGACATTGTGTCTGTATTACCCATCTATATCACGCTGCCTGTGGACCTTGCACTGGGCAGCGAATCAGAGCTGGGGAACCTGGGGAAGCTGGTGCAGGTGTTACGCCTCATGAGGATATTCAGGGTGCTGAAGCTGGCCAGACATTCAACAGGCCTCAGGTCTCTGGGAGCAACACTACGG CACAGTTACAGGGAGGTGGGGATTCTGCTGCTGTACCTTGGAGTTGGCGTATGCGTCTTCTCTGGCTTTGCCTACACGGCTGAGTATGAGGAGGATGTGGGGCTGGACACCATCCCTGCTTGCTGGTGGTGGGGCACCGTCAGCATTACCACTGTGGGTTATGGTGATGTGGTCCCTGTAACAGTAGCTGGTAAGCTGGTGGCTAGCGGATGCATCCTAGGCGGGACTCTGGTAGTGGCTCTTCCTATCACTATCATCTTCAACAAGTTCTCCCACTTCTACCGCAAACAAAAAGCGCTGGAAGCCTCGGTGAGGAACAGCAACAAGAAGGTCAAAATGCACAATTACAATGTGCAGGCAAAGGAGGACGGTGGTTCAGACGGAAATAGCCAGTGTCTCGAGGTGCTGGATGAGGATCACAAGGGTGGAGTTGTGAACTATAGCTATGTTGATCATCCAGCATTGCCTCTGGATAGGGGCAGCACAATGATGATGAGTAAAGAGATCTTCCATCTTTGA